Proteins encoded together in one Bradyrhizobium sp. CB82 window:
- a CDS encoding cell wall hydrolase, whose protein sequence is MFVLRNHPKGARFASFGIGLCIFALMPRETGYQDIASLLARQPGIAERWQRQVFSAASSIQLATYSFARPIGTSAPQSASYRLARLDDRDITGSISRNPALQTPPRYQAADFPRVDRTLKGDRLATVPPAPAEPDAPSAAPAAQDPATSNSSVFGAKTAALSQAMSPESAAALDPELEEALRAPPLPQYSTAPASDSALSLAAQTLNELKRAPAAPARDPFSVKTSNLFFGSSSLGGSLESMESWQPGAEPLIVMPDPDMKVMASLPPPSEEVARATENGESVAPKGEVNADDQRVRSPAERLALDEKSRAKAEKCLAEAVYFESRGEAVRGQIAVAQVVMNRVFSGKYPDTVCGVVYQNKYRHFACQFTFACDNNPDVIREPDMWERARKIAKAMLDGQIWLPEVGKSTHYHAYWVRPSWVAEMKKTYKFGVHTFYRPRAWGDGSEVPSWGTPAQTAALSAELAQEAKSSAELGATERR, encoded by the coding sequence ATGTTTGTGTTGCGTAACCATCCGAAGGGCGCGCGGTTCGCGTCCTTCGGCATCGGTCTCTGCATCTTCGCATTGATGCCGAGAGAGACCGGATATCAGGACATTGCTTCGCTGTTGGCGCGCCAACCCGGCATTGCCGAGCGCTGGCAGAGGCAGGTATTTTCCGCGGCGTCCTCGATCCAGCTCGCCACCTACAGCTTTGCCCGTCCGATCGGAACCTCGGCTCCGCAGAGCGCGAGCTATCGCCTCGCGAGGCTGGACGATCGCGACATCACGGGCAGCATCTCGCGCAATCCGGCGCTCCAGACGCCACCGCGCTATCAGGCCGCCGATTTTCCGCGCGTGGATCGCACACTGAAGGGCGACCGTCTCGCGACCGTTCCGCCCGCGCCGGCTGAGCCGGACGCGCCATCCGCAGCGCCCGCCGCACAGGATCCCGCGACATCGAACAGCTCGGTCTTTGGCGCCAAGACGGCCGCGTTGTCGCAGGCGATGTCGCCGGAGTCCGCGGCCGCGCTTGATCCCGAACTCGAGGAGGCGCTGCGCGCGCCGCCGCTGCCGCAATATTCCACCGCGCCCGCAAGCGACAGCGCGCTGTCGCTTGCGGCCCAGACGCTCAACGAGTTGAAGCGGGCCCCGGCCGCGCCAGCCCGCGATCCCTTCAGCGTCAAGACGTCGAACCTGTTCTTCGGAAGCTCGTCGCTCGGCGGCAGCCTCGAGAGCATGGAGAGCTGGCAGCCCGGCGCGGAACCGCTGATCGTGATGCCGGACCCCGACATGAAGGTGATGGCCTCGCTGCCGCCGCCATCGGAGGAGGTCGCAAGGGCCACCGAGAACGGCGAGAGCGTCGCGCCCAAGGGCGAGGTCAATGCCGACGATCAGCGCGTCAGGTCGCCGGCCGAACGCCTCGCCCTTGACGAGAAGTCGCGCGCCAAAGCAGAGAAATGCCTCGCCGAGGCCGTCTATTTCGAATCGCGGGGCGAAGCCGTGCGCGGCCAGATCGCGGTTGCCCAGGTGGTGATGAACCGCGTGTTCTCCGGCAAATATCCGGACACTGTGTGCGGCGTGGTCTATCAGAACAAGTATCGCCACTTCGCCTGCCAGTTCACCTTCGCCTGCGACAACAATCCCGACGTGATCCGCGAGCCCGACATGTGGGAGCGCGCCAGGAAGATCGCGAAAGCGATGCTCGACGGCCAGATCTGGCTGCCTGAGGTCGGCAAGTCGACGCACTACCATGCCTATTGGGTGCGGCCGTCCTGGGTCGCCGAGATGAAGAAGACCTACAAGTTCGGCGTCCACACCTTCTACCGGCCGCGCGCCTGGGGTGACGGCAGCGAGGTGCCGAGCTGGGGCACGCCGGCGCAGACCGCCGCGCTGTCAGCAGAGCTCGCGCAGGAAGCCAAGAGCTCAGCCGAGCTGGGTGCGACCGAGCGGCGGTAG
- the ppdK gene encoding pyruvate, phosphate dikinase, translated as MAKAASKPKKIPAKSKPSAKAKAAPAARKALPKSAVKSAVKTAAKPAPKPVSKPVAPKVAAKPAPGAAKAGKWVYTFGDGKAEGKSEMRDLLGGKGANLAEMANLGLPVPPGFTIPTSVCTYFYAHEKTYPKELNAQVEKALDYVGKLTGKAFGDAKNPLLVSVRSGARASMPGMMDTVLNLGLNDETVEALSELSGDRRFAYDSYRRFITMYSDVVLGFEHHHFEEILDTFKDSQGYSLDTDLTAEDWVDLVGKYKDAVAHETGKEFPQDAHDQLWGAIGAVFSSWMNARAVTYRKLHDIPESWGTAVNVQAMVFGNMGETSATGVAFTRNPSTGDSKLYGEFLINAQGEDVVAGIRTPQDITEEARKESGSDKPSMETAMPEAFKELTRIYTQLEKHYRDMQDMEFTVERGKLWMLQTRGGKRTAKAALRIAVELANEGLISKKEAVTRIDPASLDQLLHPTIDPNAKRDVIATGLPASPGAASGEIVFSSDEAAKLQADGRKVILVRIETSPEDIHGMHAAEGILTTRGGMTSHAAVVARGMGKPCVSGCGTIRVDYGRGTMSIGSRTFKTGDVITIDGSLGQVLAGRMPMIEPELSGEFGTLMNWADQVRKIGVRVNADTPDDARTALKFGAEGIGLCRTEHMFFEETRIRTVREMILSEDEQSRRAALAKLLPMQRADFVELFEIMKGLPVTIRLLDPPLHEFLPHTHAEVEEVARAMNTDPRRLADRARELSEFNPMLGFRGCRIAIAYPEIAEMQARAIFEAAVEAQRRTGKAVGLEVMVPLIATKAELDLVKARIDATAQAVMRATNTKLAYQVGTMIELPRACLLAAEIAQSAEFFSFGTNDLTQTTYGISRDDAASFLGPYVAKGIMQIDPFIALDQEGVGELVKIGVARGRKTRSSLKVGICGEHGGDPASVAFCHAIGLDYVSCSPYRVPIARLAAAQAALGKAIASQA; from the coding sequence ATGGCCAAAGCCGCCTCGAAGCCTAAGAAAATCCCAGCGAAATCAAAGCCCTCTGCCAAGGCGAAAGCCGCGCCGGCAGCCCGCAAGGCGCTGCCCAAAAGCGCGGTGAAGAGCGCCGTGAAGACGGCTGCGAAGCCCGCCCCCAAGCCTGTGAGCAAGCCGGTGGCGCCCAAGGTCGCTGCGAAGCCGGCGCCAGGCGCCGCCAAGGCGGGCAAGTGGGTCTACACCTTCGGCGACGGCAAGGCCGAGGGCAAATCCGAAATGCGCGATCTGCTCGGTGGCAAGGGCGCCAACCTCGCCGAGATGGCCAATCTCGGCCTCCCCGTGCCTCCCGGCTTCACCATCCCGACCTCGGTCTGCACCTATTTCTACGCCCACGAGAAGACCTATCCGAAGGAATTGAACGCGCAGGTCGAGAAGGCGCTCGACTATGTCGGCAAGCTGACCGGCAAGGCGTTCGGCGATGCCAAGAACCCGCTGCTCGTCTCGGTGCGCTCCGGCGCGCGCGCCTCGATGCCGGGCATGATGGACACCGTGCTCAATCTCGGCCTCAACGACGAGACCGTGGAAGCGCTGTCGGAATTGTCGGGCGACCGCCGCTTTGCCTATGACAGCTATCGCCGCTTCATCACCATGTATTCCGACGTGGTGCTCGGCTTCGAGCATCATCACTTCGAGGAAATCCTCGACACCTTCAAGGACAGCCAGGGCTATTCGCTCGACACCGACCTCACCGCCGAGGACTGGGTCGATCTGGTCGGCAAGTACAAGGATGCGGTGGCGCACGAGACCGGCAAGGAGTTTCCGCAGGATGCGCACGACCAGCTCTGGGGCGCGATCGGCGCCGTGTTCTCATCCTGGATGAACGCGCGCGCGGTGACCTACCGCAAGCTGCACGACATACCGGAATCCTGGGGCACCGCGGTCAACGTACAGGCCATGGTGTTCGGCAACATGGGCGAGACGTCGGCGACCGGCGTCGCCTTCACCCGCAATCCCTCCACCGGCGACAGCAAGCTCTACGGCGAGTTCCTGATCAACGCACAGGGCGAGGACGTGGTGGCGGGCATCCGCACGCCGCAGGACATCACCGAGGAAGCGCGGAAAGAGTCCGGCTCCGACAAGCCGTCGATGGAAACGGCGATGCCGGAGGCGTTCAAGGAGCTGACGCGCATCTACACGCAGCTCGAAAAGCACTACCGCGACATGCAGGACATGGAGTTCACCGTCGAGCGCGGCAAGCTCTGGATGCTCCAGACCCGTGGCGGCAAGCGCACCGCGAAGGCGGCGCTGCGCATCGCGGTCGAGCTCGCCAATGAGGGCCTGATCTCCAAGAAGGAAGCGGTGACGCGCATCGATCCGGCTTCGCTCGATCAGCTCCTGCATCCGACCATCGATCCCAACGCCAAGCGCGACGTGATCGCGACCGGGCTGCCGGCTTCGCCTGGTGCTGCCTCCGGCGAGATCGTGTTCTCCTCGGATGAAGCCGCCAAGCTCCAGGCCGACGGGCGCAAGGTCATCCTGGTCCGCATCGAGACCAGCCCCGAAGACATTCACGGCATGCACGCGGCCGAGGGCATTCTCACCACGCGCGGCGGCATGACCTCGCACGCGGCGGTGGTCGCGCGCGGCATGGGCAAGCCCTGCGTCTCCGGCTGCGGCACGATCCGCGTCGATTACGGCCGCGGCACCATGAGCATCGGCTCGCGCACCTTCAAGACCGGCGACGTCATCACCATCGACGGCTCGCTCGGCCAGGTGCTTGCCGGCCGCATGCCGATGATCGAGCCGGAGCTGTCCGGCGAGTTCGGCACGCTGATGAACTGGGCCGACCAGGTCCGCAAGATCGGCGTGCGCGTCAACGCTGATACGCCGGACGATGCGCGCACCGCGCTCAAGTTCGGCGCGGAAGGCATCGGCCTGTGCCGCACCGAGCACATGTTCTTCGAGGAGACGCGCATCCGCACGGTGCGCGAGATGATCCTCTCCGAGGACGAGCAGTCGCGCCGTGCGGCTCTGGCGAAGCTCCTGCCGATGCAGCGCGCCGACTTCGTCGAGCTGTTCGAGATCATGAAAGGACTGCCCGTCACGATCCGGCTTTTGGATCCTCCGCTCCATGAATTCCTGCCGCACACCCACGCCGAGGTCGAGGAAGTGGCGCGCGCCATGAACACCGACCCGCGCCGCCTGGCCGACCGCGCGCGCGAGCTCTCCGAGTTCAACCCGATGCTCGGATTCCGCGGCTGCCGCATCGCGATCGCGTATCCCGAGATCGCCGAGATGCAGGCGCGTGCGATCTTCGAGGCCGCAGTCGAGGCGCAGCGGCGCACCGGCAAGGCCGTTGGCCTGGAGGTGATGGTGCCGCTGATTGCGACCAAGGCCGAGCTCGACCTCGTCAAGGCACGCATCGATGCCACCGCCCAGGCGGTGATGCGCGCCACCAACACCAAGCTCGCCTATCAGGTCGGCACCATGATCGAGCTGCCGCGCGCCTGCCTGCTCGCGGCCGAGATCGCGCAGTCGGCCGAGTTCTTCTCCTTCGGCACCAACGACCTGACGCAGACCACCTACGGCATCAGCCGCGACGACGCGGCGAGCTTCCTCGGGCCTTACGTCGCGAAGGGCATCATGCAAATCGATCCCTTCATCGCGCTCGATCAGGAAGGCGTCGGCGAGCTCGTCAAGATCGGCGTCGCGCGCGGCCGCAAGACGCGCTCTTCGCTCAAGGTCGGCATCTGCGGCGAGCACGGCGGCGATCCCGCCTCGGTGGCGTTCTGCCACGCGATCGGCCTCGACTACGTCTCCTGCTCGCCCTATCGCGTGCCGATTGCACGCCTCGCGGCAGCCCAGGCCGCGCTCGGCAAGGCGATCGCAAGCCAAGCGTGA
- a CDS encoding DUF3096 domain-containing protein, with product MHLTVAHLSPIMSLIAGVLILIMPRLLNLIVAIFLILNGAIGLGLLKWLHL from the coding sequence ATGCACCTCACCGTCGCCCACCTCTCGCCGATCATGTCGCTGATCGCGGGCGTGCTCATCCTGATCATGCCGCGGCTCCTGAACCTGATCGTCGCGATCTTCCTGATCCTGAACGGCGCGATCGGGCTCGGCCTTTTGAAGTGGCTGCATCTCTAA
- a CDS encoding DUF1236 domain-containing protein, whose product MRNRILALAALGAALGAPVAAQAQADVTIGRAPVVTERSPGIAVEQRPAFRDYVVEQRVPAFSVPDRIVVGTVLPETGITYYDVPQRFGPTTYRYTVVNGETVLVEPRSRRIVEVLD is encoded by the coding sequence ATGCGGAACAGAATTCTTGCTCTTGCAGCGCTTGGCGCCGCGCTCGGAGCGCCGGTCGCAGCGCAGGCGCAAGCCGATGTCACGATCGGCCGCGCCCCCGTCGTGACCGAGCGCAGCCCTGGCATCGCCGTCGAACAACGTCCGGCGTTTCGCGACTATGTCGTCGAGCAGCGCGTGCCGGCCTTCAGCGTGCCGGACCGCATCGTGGTCGGCACCGTGCTGCCGGAAACCGGCATCACCTATTACGACGTGCCGCAGCGCTTCGGTCCGACGACCTATCGCTACACGGTCGTGAACGGCGAGACCGTGCTGGTCGAGCCGCGCTCGCGACGCATCGTCGAAGTTCTCGACTAG
- the glyS gene encoding glycine--tRNA ligase subunit beta, with amino-acid sequence MPDLLLELFSEEIPARMQAKAADDLRRMVTDKLVAEGLVYEGAKAFATPRRLALTVHGIPARQPDLREERRGPRVGGPEAAIQGFLKATGLASLSEAKIQSDKKGDFYIALIEKPGRAAIDVIAEILPVIIRTFPWPKSMRWGARSARSGSLNWVRPLHAITATFGLETEQPDVVNFSVDGIETGQTTFGHRFLAPGAINVRRFEDYEAKLLDAKVVLDPERRKDSILTDAKQLAFAQGFELLEDQNLLDEVAGLVEWPVVLMGSFDQEFLSIPPEVIRATIRNNQKCFVISDPKTGKLASKFILVANIEATDGGKAIVSGNERVIRARLSDAKFFYETDLKTKLEDRLPKFEQIVFHEKLGTQGERIKRIERLAAEIAPLVGADVAKATRAALLAKADLLTEVVGEFPEVQGLMGKYYALAQGEDASVAAACEEHYKPQGPADRVPTDPVSVAVALADKIDTLVGFWAIDEKPTGSKDPYALRRAALGVIRLLVENGIRLNLAKLFDQHYDTVLESIAQRLRSAGGTFGIGKGAIDLLPFFADRLKVQLREQGARHDLVDAVFALGGQDDLLMIVRRVEALGKFLDSDDGKNLLAGTKRAGNILSIEEKKDKRTFDGAPDPALYSLAEEKALAKAIGEVKAEASAAVAKEDFAAAMSAMAKLRPPVDAFFDKVRVNDEDPKVRENRLKLLNEIRSATRAVADFSKIQD; translated from the coding sequence ATGCCCGATCTGTTGCTGGAGCTGTTCTCCGAGGAGATTCCCGCGCGCATGCAGGCCAAGGCGGCCGACGATCTGCGACGCATGGTCACCGACAAGCTGGTTGCCGAAGGCCTCGTCTATGAGGGCGCCAAGGCGTTTGCGACGCCGCGCCGCCTCGCGCTCACCGTACACGGCATCCCCGCGCGCCAGCCCGATCTTAGGGAAGAGCGCCGCGGTCCGCGCGTCGGCGGACCGGAGGCTGCGATCCAGGGATTCTTGAAGGCCACGGGCCTTGCCTCGCTGAGCGAGGCAAAGATCCAGAGCGACAAGAAGGGCGATTTCTACATCGCGCTGATCGAGAAACCGGGCCGTGCGGCGATCGACGTGATCGCCGAGATCCTCCCGGTGATCATCCGCACCTTCCCCTGGCCCAAATCGATGCGCTGGGGCGCGCGCTCGGCCAGGTCAGGCTCGCTCAACTGGGTGCGTCCGTTGCATGCGATCACCGCGACCTTCGGGCTCGAGACCGAACAGCCTGACGTCGTGAATTTTTCCGTCGACGGCATCGAGACCGGCCAGACCACCTTCGGCCATCGCTTCCTGGCACCAGGGGCGATCAACGTGCGCCGCTTCGAGGATTACGAGGCAAAACTGCTCGACGCCAAGGTCGTGCTCGATCCGGAGCGTCGCAAGGATTCGATCCTGACCGACGCCAAGCAGCTCGCCTTTGCGCAAGGCTTCGAGCTGCTCGAAGACCAGAACCTGCTCGACGAGGTCGCGGGGCTCGTCGAATGGCCGGTCGTGCTGATGGGCTCGTTCGACCAGGAATTCTTGTCGATCCCGCCGGAAGTGATCCGCGCCACCATCCGCAACAACCAGAAGTGCTTCGTGATCAGCGATCCCAAAACGGGCAAGCTCGCCAGCAAGTTCATCCTGGTTGCGAATATCGAGGCGACCGACGGCGGCAAGGCGATCGTCTCCGGCAACGAGCGCGTGATCCGCGCGCGGCTGTCGGATGCGAAGTTCTTCTACGAGACCGACCTGAAGACGAAGCTCGAAGACCGGCTGCCGAAATTCGAGCAGATCGTGTTCCACGAGAAGCTCGGCACGCAAGGAGAGCGCATCAAGCGCATCGAGCGCCTGGCGGCGGAGATCGCGCCACTGGTCGGGGCGGATGTCGCCAAGGCCACGCGCGCCGCGCTTCTGGCGAAGGCGGATCTGCTGACGGAAGTCGTCGGCGAATTCCCGGAAGTGCAGGGCCTGATGGGCAAGTACTACGCGCTGGCCCAGGGCGAGGATGCCTCCGTCGCCGCGGCCTGCGAGGAGCACTACAAGCCGCAAGGGCCAGCGGATCGCGTGCCGACCGATCCGGTGAGCGTCGCCGTCGCGCTCGCCGACAAGATCGATACGCTCGTCGGCTTCTGGGCCATCGACGAGAAGCCGACGGGAAGCAAGGACCCCTATGCGCTGCGCCGCGCGGCGTTGGGTGTGATCCGGTTGCTTGTTGAGAACGGCATTCGGCTCAACCTCGCAAAGCTCTTTGACCAACACTACGATACGGTGCTTGAATCGATCGCGCAGCGTCTGCGCAGTGCCGGTGGAACATTTGGCATAGGAAAGGGAGCTATTGATCTTCTTCCCTTCTTCGCCGACCGCCTCAAAGTCCAGCTCCGTGAGCAGGGCGCGCGTCATGATCTCGTCGACGCCGTGTTCGCCCTCGGCGGCCAGGACGATCTCCTGATGATCGTGCGCCGCGTCGAGGCGCTCGGCAAATTCCTCGACAGTGACGACGGCAAGAACCTGCTCGCCGGCACGAAGCGCGCCGGCAACATCCTCAGCATCGAGGAGAAGAAGGACAAGCGCACGTTCGACGGCGCGCCCGATCCTGCGCTCTACAGCCTGGCTGAAGAGAAAGCGCTGGCGAAGGCGATCGGTGAGGTGAAGGCGGAAGCAAGCGCAGCCGTCGCGAAGGAGGATTTCGCCGCCGCCATGAGCGCAATGGCAAAGCTGCGTCCGCCGGTCGATGCCTTCTTCGACAAGGTCCGCGTCAACGACGAGGACCCGAAGGTGCGCGAGAATCGCTTGAAGCTCTTGAACGAAATCCGCAGCGCCACGCGTGCTGTCGCGGACTTCTCGAAGATCCAGGATTGA
- a CDS encoding glycine--tRNA ligase subunit alpha, translating to MDASLPAHMRPDRSFQGLILALQRYWADYGCVVLQPYDMEVGAGTFHPATTLRALGPKPWNAAYVQPSRRPKDGRYGENPNRLQHYYQFQVILKPSPPDLQELYLKSLAAIGIDSAVHDIRFVEDDWESPTLGAWGLGWECWCDGMEVSQFTYFQQVAGVECAPVAGELTYGLERLACYLQGVDRIMDLNFNGREGDQKVTYKDVFFQAEQEYSRHNFEYADTAMLFEQFKMAEEACKKYLEAGWREASNRREHLMALPAYDQCIKASHVFNLLDARGVISVTERQSYIFRVRELAKACGEAWVHTEAGGVA from the coding sequence ATGGACGCCTCATTGCCCGCCCATATGCGCCCGGACCGCTCGTTCCAGGGCCTGATCCTGGCGCTGCAACGCTATTGGGCGGATTACGGCTGCGTGGTCCTCCAGCCCTACGACATGGAGGTCGGCGCCGGCACCTTCCACCCTGCGACCACCCTGCGCGCGCTCGGCCCGAAGCCGTGGAATGCCGCCTATGTGCAGCCCTCGCGCCGGCCGAAGGACGGCCGCTACGGCGAGAACCCCAACCGGCTCCAGCACTATTACCAGTTCCAGGTGATCCTCAAGCCGTCGCCGCCGGACCTTCAGGAGCTGTACCTGAAGTCGCTTGCCGCGATCGGCATCGATTCCGCCGTGCACGACATCCGCTTCGTCGAGGACGACTGGGAGAGCCCGACGCTGGGCGCGTGGGGGCTGGGCTGGGAATGCTGGTGCGACGGCATGGAAGTGTCGCAGTTCACCTACTTCCAGCAGGTCGCCGGCGTCGAATGCGCGCCGGTGGCGGGCGAACTCACCTATGGGCTCGAGCGGCTTGCCTGCTACTTGCAGGGCGTCGACCGCATCATGGACCTCAACTTCAACGGCCGCGAAGGCGATCAGAAGGTCACCTATAAGGACGTGTTCTTCCAGGCCGAGCAGGAATATTCGCGGCACAATTTCGAATATGCCGACACCGCGATGCTGTTCGAGCAATTCAAGATGGCGGAAGAAGCCTGCAAGAAATACCTCGAGGCCGGCTGGCGCGAAGCCAGCAACCGCAGGGAGCACCTGATGGCGCTGCCGGCCTATGACCAGTGCATCAAGGCGAGCCACGTGTTCAATCTTCTCGACGCGCGCGGCGTCATCTCGGTGACCGAGCGGCAGAGCTACATTTTCAGGGTGCGCGAGCTAGCCAAGGCCTGCGGCGAGGCCTGGGTGCACACCGAAGCGGGCGGAGTGGCCTGA
- a CDS encoding S49 family peptidase, whose amino-acid sequence MAEQLSDTNKSSGLIDGFIDYLPARFRPGAAVVPVVRLSGVIGAVTPLRPGMTLAGIARVLERAFSFRNAKAVALVINSPGGSPVQSRQIYLRIKQLAAEKKLKVLVFVEDVAASGGYMIACAGDEIFCDPSSIVGSIGVVGGSFGFQEAIKRLGIERRLYTAGEHKAMLDPFLPENPDDVARLKKLQREIHAIFIALVKESRGARLRGGEDTLFTGEYWAGDTAISLGLADGIGDLRSTLRARYGEKVLTPVIAQPTGLLAGLFGRKAPGAGQLSALDGVASLPDELISALETRAIWAKFGF is encoded by the coding sequence ATGGCCGAACAATTGAGCGATACGAATAAGTCGTCCGGCCTGATCGACGGGTTCATCGATTATCTTCCGGCGCGCTTTCGTCCCGGCGCCGCGGTCGTGCCCGTGGTCCGGCTCTCCGGCGTGATCGGCGCGGTGACGCCGCTGCGGCCGGGCATGACGCTCGCGGGCATCGCGCGGGTGCTGGAGCGTGCGTTTTCGTTCCGGAATGCGAAGGCGGTGGCACTCGTCATCAACTCGCCCGGCGGATCGCCGGTGCAGTCGCGCCAGATCTATCTGCGTATCAAGCAGCTTGCGGCCGAAAAGAAGCTTAAGGTTTTGGTGTTCGTTGAGGACGTCGCCGCCTCCGGCGGCTACATGATCGCCTGCGCGGGCGATGAGATCTTCTGCGATCCCTCTTCGATCGTCGGCTCCATCGGCGTAGTCGGCGGCAGCTTCGGCTTCCAGGAGGCGATCAAGCGGCTCGGCATCGAGCGCCGGCTCTATACCGCCGGCGAGCACAAGGCGATGCTCGATCCATTTCTGCCCGAGAATCCCGACGATGTGGCGCGGCTCAAGAAGCTCCAGCGCGAGATCCACGCGATCTTCATCGCGCTGGTGAAGGAGAGCCGGGGCGCGCGCCTGAGGGGCGGCGAGGATACGCTGTTCACCGGCGAATATTGGGCGGGCGATACCGCGATCTCGCTGGGCCTTGCCGATGGGATCGGCGATCTCCGCTCAACTCTTCGTGCCCGCTATGGCGAGAAGGTTCTCACCCCCGTGATCGCGCAGCCGACCGGGCTGCTGGCCGGCCTGTTCGGCCGCAAAGCGCCCGGCGCAGGCCAGCTTTCGGCCTTGGATGGGGTAGCCAGCCTGCCGGATGAACTGATCTCGGCGTTGGAAACGCGGGCGATTTGGGCGAAATTCGGGTTCTAG
- a CDS encoding methyltransferase: MTELAQNVTDDGITEDAFLDGQLRLMQKRSGHRAGHDAILLAAATAAKAGDRVVDFGAGVGAAGLALARRVPGVSLTLVEIDPELGSLARANVAANAIEADAIILDVTAGSESFAASGLSPDSVDVVLMNPPFNDPVRHRGSPDQARHVAHVATEETLHAWVHAARRILKSGGALTLIWRADGIAEVLTALSRGFGSLSVLPVHGDVEKPAIRVLVRAIKGGRAPTRILPSLMLNEDSRVPKKEVQEVLAGRAVLPLAVP, encoded by the coding sequence ATGACTGAGCTCGCCCAAAACGTCACGGACGATGGCATCACCGAGGACGCGTTCCTCGACGGGCAATTGCGGCTGATGCAGAAGCGGTCCGGCCACCGCGCCGGTCACGATGCGATCCTGCTGGCCGCGGCGACCGCGGCCAAGGCAGGCGATCGCGTCGTCGATTTCGGCGCTGGCGTCGGCGCGGCGGGCCTTGCGCTGGCACGCCGCGTTCCCGGGGTCAGCCTGACGCTGGTCGAGATCGATCCGGAGCTTGGCAGCCTCGCGCGCGCCAACGTGGCCGCTAATGCGATTGAAGCCGACGCGATTATCCTCGACGTCACTGCCGGTTCGGAGAGCTTTGCGGCCAGCGGCCTTTCACCTGACAGCGTCGACGTCGTCCTGATGAATCCGCCCTTCAACGATCCAGTGCGCCATCGCGGCTCCCCGGACCAGGCGCGTCACGTCGCCCATGTCGCGACGGAGGAGACGCTGCACGCCTGGGTGCACGCAGCAAGGCGCATCCTCAAATCAGGCGGCGCGCTGACCTTGATCTGGCGCGCAGATGGGATAGCAGAAGTACTGACAGCGCTGTCACGCGGCTTCGGAAGCCTCTCGGTGTTGCCGGTTCACGGCGACGTGGAAAAGCCTGCGATCCGCGTGCTGGTCCGCGCCATCAAAGGCGGCAGGGCGCCGACACGCATCCTGCCCAGCCTGATGCTCAACGAAGACTCACGCGTGCCTAAAAAAGAGGTGCAGGAGGTATTGGCCGGGAGGGCGGTGCTGCCGCTGGCGGTCCCGTGA
- a CDS encoding DUF2007 domain-containing protein, whose protein sequence is MRELVRTNDMVLVSAIGALLDGANIHHLVLDQNMSIIEGSLGILPRRILVHEDDASEARQLLTEAGLSHELRGDD, encoded by the coding sequence TTGCGCGAACTGGTTCGGACCAACGACATGGTGCTGGTGTCGGCGATCGGCGCACTGCTCGACGGCGCCAATATCCACCATCTGGTGCTGGACCAGAACATGAGCATCATCGAAGGCTCGCTCGGTATCCTGCCGCGGCGGATCCTGGTCCATGAGGACGACGCCAGCGAGGCGCGGCAGCTTCTGACCGAGGCCGGCCTCAGCCACGAATTGCGCGGCGATGACTGA